The DNA region TAGGCCTCGCGGCCCGGCGGGCGGCGGAGCAGCAGGGACACGGCGCGGTAGGCGTCGGCCTGCTTCGACAGGTCGTCGAAGACGATGAGGACGTGCTTGCCCTCGTACATCCAGTGCTGGCCGATGGCCGAGCCGGTGTACGGCGCGAGGTACTTGAAGCCGGCCGGGTCGGACGCCGGGGCGGCGACGATGGTCGTGTACTCCAGGGCGCCGGCCTCTTCCAGGGCACCGCGCACGGAGGCGATGGTGGAGCCCTTCTGACCGATGGCGACGTAGATGCAGCGGACCTGCTTGTTCACGTCACCGGAGCGCCAGTTGTCGCGCTGGTTGATGATCGTGTCGACGGCCAGGGCGGTCTTGCCGGTCTGGCGGTCACCGATGATCAGCTGACGCTGACCGCGGCCGATCGGGGTCATCGCGTCGACGGCCTTGTAGCCGGTCTCCATCGGCTCGTGCACCGACTTGCGCTGCATGACCGTGGGGGCCTGCAGTTCAAGGGCACGGCGGCCGGACGTCTCGATCTCGCCGAGGCCGTCGATCGGGTTGCCGAGCGGGTCGACGACGCGGCCGAGGTAGCCCTCGCCCACCGCGACCGAAAGGACCTCGCCGGTGCGCTGCACCGACTGCCCCTCCTCGATACCGCTGAACTCACCGAGGATGATCGAACCGATCTCGCGGTCTTCCAGGTTCAGCGCGAGACCGAGGGTCCCGTCCTCGAACTTCAGCAGTTCGTTGGCCATGGCCGAGGGCAGGCCCTCGACCTTCGCGATGCCATCGCCGGCCAGGGTGACCGTACCGACCTCCTCGCGCGAGGCCGCGTCCGGCTTGTACGCCTGGACAAAGTTCTCCAGCGCGTCCCGGATCTCCTCCGGCCGGATCGTGAGCTCCGCCATCTGGGTTCCCTGCTCTCCTTGATTGGGCCCGAAGTTTCTTTGGGGGATCTGGGGGCTCCCCCCAGAAACTTTGCATCCTGTGCACGGCCCAACCCGGGCCGTCGATCTTGCTTGTTGAGTTACTGGCCCGCCATGCGGCGGTGCGCGTCCTCGATGCGGTCCGCGATGGAGCCGTTGATGACCTCGTCGCCCACCTGCACCCGGATCCCGCCGAGGACCGTCGGGTCCACGTCGAGGTTCAGGTGCATCTGGCGCCCGTAGATCTTCGCGAGCGCCGCGCCGAGCCGCTGCTTCTGCTGGTCCGACAGCGGAACGGCGGAGGTGACGACGGCGACCATGCGCTGCCGGCGGTCCGCGGCCAGCTTGGAGAGGGACTCGAGGCCCTCTTCCAGGCTACGTCCACGGGGCGCGGTCACAAGACGCTCGACCAGACGCTCCGTGACGACGTCCGCCCGGCCGTCGAGCAGACCGCGCACGAGGCCGCTCTTGGCGGTGGCGTTCGCGGCCCGGTCGGTGAGCGCCGACCGCAGCTCGGTGCTGGAGGAGACGATCCGGCCGAACCGGAAGAGCTCGTCCTCGACGCTGTCCAGCGCGCCCGACTTCTGCGCGGCGGTCAGGTCGGCGAGGTCGGCCAGCTCCTCGAGGCCGTCCACCAGGTCGCGCGACTGCGACCAGCGGGAGCGCACCATGCCGGCCACCAGGTCGGCGGTCTCGCCGCCGACCTTGCCGCCGAGCAGGCGTCCGGCCAGTTCCGCCTTGGCCTCCGAGGACTGCGCGGGGTCGGTGAGGACCCGGCGCAGCGAGACCTCGCGGTCGAGCATCGCGGTGACCGCGGCCAGCTCGTCCGCGAGCTGCTTCGCGTCGACCGAGGTGTTGTCGGTCAGCGCGTCGAGACGCTCACGCGCGGCGGCCAGGGCCTCGCGGCTGGCTCCGTGCGCTGTCATCGAGTGGCCTCGGCCTTCGCGTCGAGGTCGTCGAGGAAGCGGTCGATGGTGCGGCTCTGCCGGGCGTGCTCCTCGAGGGACTCGCCGACCAGCTTGCCGGCCAGTTCGGTGGCCAGCTGGCCCACGTCCTGGCGCAGCGACTGCGCGGCGGCCTTGCGGTCGGCCGCGATCTGGGCGTGACCGGCGGCGACGATCTCCTCGCGCTGCCGCTGGCCCTCGGCCCGCATCTCGGCGATGAGCTGGGCGCCCTGCTCCTGCGCCTCCTGGCGCAGCCGCGCGGCCTCGTGCCGGGCCTCGGCGAGCTGAGCCTTGTACTGCTCAAGGACGCTCTGGGCCTCGGTCTGAGCGGCCTCGGCCTTCTCGATACCGCCTTCGATCGCCTCCCGGCGCTCTTCCAGAACCTTGTTGATGTTCGGGATGAGCTTCTTCCAGAAGAAGAAGAAAACGATGGCGAAGGCGATGGCGCCGACAAGCAGCTCGGGGCCCGGAGGAATGAGCGGGTTCTGCTCTTCCTCGGCCGCCAGCTGAACCAGGTTGGCGATCACATCAGTGCCTTTCGTCGAACGGGACTATTCGTCTGCGGCGATCAGGAGCCGTAGACGAACGGCATGACGATGCCGATCAGGGCGAGCGCCTCACAGAAGGCGAAACCGAGGATCTGGTTGGCACGGATCAGACCAGCGGCTTCGGGCTGACGGGCGAGCGCCTCGGTGCCCTTGCCGAAGACGATGCCGACACCGATGCCGGGGCCGATGGCCGCGAGGCCGTAGCCGATGGAGCCGAGGGCCTTGATGTCACCCTGGAGGGCGGCGAGCTCGAGAGTCGCGGACATGCCGTTACTTCCTTCTCTTTCTTGGACCGGTGGGGGTTGGCCACCGGGCGCTTAGGGGGTTGCGGGAGGGGGCTCAGTGGTGCTCGGCGAGAGCGCCCTGGATGTAGGAGCAGGCGAGGAGCACGAAGACGTACGCCTGGACGGCCTGCACGAAGAGTTCGAAGCCGATCATCGCGATGGTCATCACGAAGGAGACACCGGCGGCCGGGATCAGCCAGCTGTTCAGGAGGTACCAGGAGGCGACGGTGAACATCACCAGCATCAGGTGACCGGCGAACATGTTGGCGAAGAGTCGCACCGCGTGCGTGAAGGGGCGCACGAGGAGGTTCGAGAAGAACTCGATGAACGCGACGAGCCACTTGATCGGGCCGAGGGAGTTGTCGTAGCCGGTGATGTTCTTCCAGCCGCCGACGAAGCCGTGGCGCTTGAACGTCAGGGGGACCCAGACGAAGTACACGATGCCCGCGAGAACGAACGGGTAGGCGATGACCGACGACACCGGGAACTGGGCCAGCGGGATCACCGACCAGATGTTCATGATCCAGATGAAGAAGAACAGCGAGACCATCAGGGGGACGTACTTCTCGCCGTCCTTCTTGCCCATGGTCTCGTACACGATCCCGCGGCGTACGAAGTCGTAGCCGGCCTCGCCGATCATCTGGACCTTGCCCGGGACCATCTTCGCCTTGCCGAAAGCGGCGTAGAAGAAGGTCACCACGAGCGCGGTCGAGATCAGGGCGAGCAGCATCACCTTGTTGAACTCGAACCCACCGACCTCGAAGATCGGCTTGAAGAGGAACGAGTGCAGGCCCGGAGCCGGGAAGCCACAGCCGTTGTCGGACATGATCCGACAGCTCCAGTCAAAGGCGAGCTCAGTTTGGTCAGCACTCACCGCGGGCTCCTTCGGCGTGACGCATAGGTACGGCAACCTCGTTGTCGTGTCGGCGCGGCGCGCAGCCGCGGGTCGGCACCGGACTGGTGTTTCGGAAGTGTGAGCGGCGGACAGGCATCGAGCCTCGCGATGGTGCAGGCGTCAGCTCAGATGCCCGCGCCTGCAGTGCCGCAGTTGGCACCGGACGATAGCAGGATCTCGAACGGGCATTTATCCCGGCCCTACCACTCACGTCGAGGACCCCGACTTCTCCGCCTTTTCGCTCTTCTTGGAAGAGTTGGCGGAGGAAGGTTCGGGTTCCGGGTCGACGTAGAAGATCTTGGCCTTCATGTGCGCGCGAGCCTGTGACGCCATCCACACGACGGTCGAGACGGCGAGCGCGAGCGCGAAGACCTTCGGGTTGAACAAGGTGGTGTCCTTGAACAGACCCATGAAGACGAGAAGCAACAGCAGCTGGGCGACGTAGAGCATCATGCCCATCGCCTGGAACAGCTGCGGAAGCGATTTTGCCGTCCGCTGCAGGACGTACACACCGAGTCCCATGAAGGCGACGACCACCGCGGTGCCGACGACAGCGCCGATTGCTCCCTTGCCGCCCGAGACCACACCGCTGACGACGGCGATGATCGCGCCGGCGGCGGCCGTGGGCACGGCGCACTGCAGGAGATTCCGGGTGTCTTGAGACGGCATGGCGGCAACTCCGCTTACAGATGGGGGCAGGGTGTCGTCATGGACGAGCGTAGACCCGGACCGAGTGGGGTCCTCGGGCCAAGAGACCGTCGCACTACGGTCCTTCGGCTCTGTCGCCGGGTTTCGTGAACGGTATCACAAACTATTTGATGAGGTCTTTACCTGCCAGGTGTGCCCGCCGTCACACATGAGAAGTAATCCGCGCGTCTGTGCACGAGGGCGGGCGCATTGTCTGGTAATGGACGCTTTGGTGCTGGCGTCAACGCGGCGAACCGGCCTTGCGCCGGTCCAGGAAGCGCGGGCGGGTGCCGAGGGCGGTCGCGCCGTTGACGCCCGCGCCGACCGGACGGCGGGACGGCCCGTCCGCATCGCCGGGGGCATCGGCGGTGTCGGCCCCGGTGGGCCTCCCCGCGCCCTCCCCCGCCGTCTCCGCGGCTCCGGCGGCCCCACCGGCACCGGCCGCCGCAGTGGCGTCCCGCGTCCCGTACGCGGCCTCGGCGGCCGCCGCCCGCCTGCGCCGGTACCGCGGCGGCACGAAGCTCTCCGCCCAGCCGGGGGTGCGCGGGGTGAAGCGGGGCAGCAGGAGCAGGGCGAGGCCGACCGCGCTGAAGAAGACGATCAGGAGCAGGATCCACATGCTCGTGGAGTGCACCGAGTAGGCCACGGTGCCGAAGGCGATGAGGGCCGACCAGAAGTACATGATCAGGACCGCGCGGCTGTGCGAGTGGCCGACCTCGAGGAGCCGGTGGTGCAGGTGGCCGCGGTCGGCGGCGAACGGCGACTGGCCCTTCCAGGTGCGGCGCACGATGGCGAGCACCAGGTCCGCGAACGGGATCGCGATGATCGTCAGCGGCATCAGCAGCGGGATGAAGACCGGGAGCATCGCGTGCGTGGCGTCCCGGGTGCCGCCCAGGTTCAGCTTCATCGCGTCCGGGTCGACCTGCCCGGTGATGGAGATGGCGCCCGCGGCCAGCACCAGACCGATGAGCATCGACCCCGAGTCGCCCATGAAGATCCTGGCCGGATGCATGTTGTGCGGCAGGAAGCCCAGGCACATGCCCATCAGGATGGCCGCGAAGAGCGTGGCGGGGGCGGCGGCCTCGATGCCGTACCCGTACCAGATGCGGTACGCGTACATGAAGAACGCCGCGGCCGCGATGCACACCATGCCCGCCGCCAGGCCGTCCAGGCCGTCGACGAAGTTCACGGCGTTGATCGTGATGA from Streptomyces flavofungini includes:
- a CDS encoding F0F1 ATP synthase subunit delta codes for the protein MTAHGASREALAAARERLDALTDNTSVDAKQLADELAAVTAMLDREVSLRRVLTDPAQSSEAKAELAGRLLGGKVGGETADLVAGMVRSRWSQSRDLVDGLEELADLADLTAAQKSGALDSVEDELFRFGRIVSSSTELRSALTDRAANATAKSGLVRGLLDGRADVVTERLVERLVTAPRGRSLEEGLESLSKLAADRRQRMVAVVTSAVPLSDQQKQRLGAALAKIYGRQMHLNLDVDPTVLGGIRVQVGDEVINGSIADRIEDAHRRMAGQ
- a CDS encoding MraY family glycosyltransferase, whose translation is MREYLLTLCITAAVTYLLTGPVRKFAIVAGAMPEIRARDVHREPTPRLGGIAMFFGLCAGLLVADHLPNLNEVFTKSNEPRALLSGAALIWLIGVLDDKFEIDALIKLGGQMIAAGVMVMQGLTILWLPIPGAGTVSLTQWQGTLLTVALVVITINAVNFVDGLDGLAAGMVCIAAAAFFMYAYRIWYGYGIEAAAPATLFAAILMGMCLGFLPHNMHPARIFMGDSGSMLIGLVLAAGAISITGQVDPDAMKLNLGGTRDATHAMLPVFIPLLMPLTIIAIPFADLVLAIVRRTWKGQSPFAADRGHLHHRLLEVGHSHSRAVLIMYFWSALIAFGTVAYSVHSTSMWILLLIVFFSAVGLALLLLPRFTPRTPGWAESFVPPRYRRRRAAAAEAAYGTRDATAAAGAGGAAGAAETAGEGAGRPTGADTADAPGDADGPSRRPVGAGVNGATALGTRPRFLDRRKAGSPR
- the atpB gene encoding F0F1 ATP synthase subunit A, with protein sequence MSDNGCGFPAPGLHSFLFKPIFEVGGFEFNKVMLLALISTALVVTFFYAAFGKAKMVPGKVQMIGEAGYDFVRRGIVYETMGKKDGEKYVPLMVSLFFFIWIMNIWSVIPLAQFPVSSVIAYPFVLAGIVYFVWVPLTFKRHGFVGGWKNITGYDNSLGPIKWLVAFIEFFSNLLVRPFTHAVRLFANMFAGHLMLVMFTVASWYLLNSWLIPAAGVSFVMTIAMIGFELFVQAVQAYVFVLLACSYIQGALAEHH
- a CDS encoding F0F1 ATP synthase subunit B; the encoded protein is MIANLVQLAAEEEQNPLIPPGPELLVGAIAFAIVFFFFWKKLIPNINKVLEERREAIEGGIEKAEAAQTEAQSVLEQYKAQLAEARHEAARLRQEAQEQGAQLIAEMRAEGQRQREEIVAAGHAQIAADRKAAAQSLRQDVGQLATELAGKLVGESLEEHARQSRTIDRFLDDLDAKAEATR
- the atpA gene encoding F0F1 ATP synthase subunit alpha is translated as MAELTIRPEEIRDALENFVQAYKPDAASREEVGTVTLAGDGIAKVEGLPSAMANELLKFEDGTLGLALNLEDREIGSIILGEFSGIEEGQSVQRTGEVLSVAVGEGYLGRVVDPLGNPIDGLGEIETSGRRALELQAPTVMQRKSVHEPMETGYKAVDAMTPIGRGQRQLIIGDRQTGKTALAVDTIINQRDNWRSGDVNKQVRCIYVAIGQKGSTIASVRGALEEAGALEYTTIVAAPASDPAGFKYLAPYTGSAIGQHWMYEGKHVLIVFDDLSKQADAYRAVSLLLRRPPGREAYPGDVFYLHSRLLERCAKLSDEMGKGSMTGLPIVETKANDVSAFIPTNVISITDGQCFLESDLFNAGQRPALNVGISVSRVGGSAQHKAIRQVSGRLRVDLAQFRELEAFAAFGSDLDAASKAQLERGQRMVELLKQPQYQPMATEDQVISVWAGTTGKMDDVPVGDIRRFERELLDYLHRKEQGLMTSIKEGAKMSDDTITAIGDAVAEFKKQFETSDGKLLGEDVPAAAGK
- the atpE gene encoding ATP synthase F0 subunit C; its protein translation is MSATLELAALQGDIKALGSIGYGLAAIGPGIGVGIVFGKGTEALARQPEAAGLIRANQILGFAFCEALALIGIVMPFVYGS